The Halobellus sp. MBLA0158 genome has a window encoding:
- a CDS encoding AEC family transporter, whose protein sequence is MASPLGIIVSAIVPILLILAAGFALDRAQDIDPGPLNTLSLFVLTPALVIHSITLTDLGAGTLLRITAGVGAFIFGLLAVSWLYGRATGKEDAVLNTFLLVAVFGNTGALGIPLADFAYGDLGRQTAVLFAAVHGALVFTLGLFIALNSDDEAGATVLKRVLRYPLVYAVGLAIVARAAGVVPPADSALMETLGLVGEASIPVMLLILGIQLSETEYRGALSMTVTPTLFRFGVSPLVGLVVAVALGFQNAVVAEVFVLLTAMPVAVAPVIFVVEFAGDTTVGGVRLPEFVSASVFVTTLASIPIVTVVIALLKSGIVI, encoded by the coding sequence ATGGCATCGCCGCTCGGCATCATCGTCTCCGCTATCGTCCCGATCCTGCTGATTCTCGCCGCCGGATTCGCGCTCGACCGGGCCCAGGACATCGATCCCGGGCCGCTGAACACGCTCTCGCTGTTCGTCCTGACGCCGGCGCTCGTGATCCACAGCATCACCCTCACCGATCTGGGTGCCGGCACGCTGCTGCGGATCACCGCGGGCGTCGGCGCGTTCATCTTCGGACTCCTCGCGGTGAGTTGGCTCTACGGGCGGGCGACGGGCAAGGAGGACGCGGTGTTGAACACCTTCCTGCTCGTCGCCGTCTTCGGCAACACCGGCGCGCTCGGGATTCCCCTGGCCGACTTCGCGTACGGCGATCTCGGCCGACAGACGGCGGTCCTCTTCGCCGCCGTCCACGGCGCGCTGGTGTTCACCCTCGGGCTGTTCATCGCGCTGAACTCGGACGACGAGGCCGGCGCCACCGTCCTCAAGCGAGTGCTCCGCTATCCGCTCGTCTACGCCGTGGGGCTGGCGATCGTAGCGCGGGCCGCCGGCGTGGTCCCGCCGGCCGATTCGGCGCTGATGGAGACCCTCGGCCTCGTCGGCGAGGCGTCGATTCCGGTGATGCTCCTGATCTTGGGCATCCAACTCTCGGAGACGGAGTACCGGGGCGCGCTCTCGATGACGGTGACGCCCACGCTGTTCCGCTTCGGCGTCTCCCCGCTCGTCGGCCTCGTCGTCGCCGTCGCGCTCGGATTTCAGAACGCGGTGGTCGCGGAGGTGTTCGTCCTGCTGACGGCGATGCCGGTCGCGGTCGCGCCGGTCATCTTCGTCGTGGAGTTCGCCGGCGACACGACGGTCGGCGGCGTGCGGCTGCCGGAGTTCGTCTCGGCGAGCGTCTTCGTGACGACGCTGGCGTCGATTCCGATCGTGACGGTCGTCATCGCGCTGTTGAAATCCGGGATCGTGATCTGA
- a CDS encoding universal stress protein, which produces MVIVAAVDSGGQAQAVLSEADTLARQFDEPIHVLHVMTRSEAIQEEEDSYTHTDEAVSVDTLRDRAASVASDLIEEHAPSAETEAIGRIGDPADEIVAYADDVEARYIVVSPQQRSQTGKILFGSVAQSVLLNAGCPVVSLRSESV; this is translated from the coding sequence ATGGTTATCGTAGCCGCAGTCGACAGCGGTGGTCAAGCACAGGCCGTCCTCAGCGAGGCCGACACGCTGGCCCGGCAGTTCGACGAGCCCATCCACGTGCTCCACGTGATGACGCGCTCGGAGGCGATCCAGGAGGAAGAAGACAGCTACACCCACACCGACGAGGCCGTCTCGGTCGACACCCTGCGGGACCGAGCGGCGAGCGTCGCGTCGGACCTGATCGAGGAACACGCCCCGAGCGCCGAGACGGAAGCCATCGGACGGATCGGTGACCCGGCAGACGAGATCGTCGCCTACGCCGACGACGTCGAGGCGCGGTACATCGTCGTCAGCCCCCAACAGCGGAGTCAGACCGGCAAGATCCTCTTCGGCAGCGTGGCCCAGTCGGTCCTGCTGAACGCCGGCTGTCCCGTCGTCTCGCTCCGCTCGGAGTCGGTGTAG
- a CDS encoding TRAP transporter substrate-binding protein has translation MARESKPTTRRSVLKNGGIALSVGVGLAGCSSGGNSGGGDDGGDETTDGGDTGGATTTSGSSAEEFEITFATTQPPENVSVQAAQEHFIDVIEEETDGRITVDLQAATLGGTEDNLDALEAGTVDILHESPTALSQRFATEYSFAGDPFVIEDMEHYHAVTEEFLKPEDGLNGILLDNGIRLGDAFYVGNRCYTSNSPVTSPEDVQGMKLRLPQYETWTTVWDEIGADVTPVAYDELYSALQTGVVDASEGPISQFLAVSLYEVQSHFSVTNHLLDTKHFLYNEEFFQGLSDDDQELITSTAADAVEGMTSDIKSREEELYAQAEEEGTTVVPAEDVDRDAFVEAGQPALEELSESRWAVSISDVQDLA, from the coding sequence ATGGCTCGAGAGTCGAAGCCAACCACACGGCGGAGTGTACTGAAAAACGGCGGGATCGCGCTGAGCGTCGGCGTCGGACTCGCCGGCTGTTCCAGCGGGGGCAACAGCGGCGGCGGTGACGACGGCGGTGACGAGACTACCGACGGCGGCGACACCGGCGGCGCCACGACGACGAGCGGGAGCAGCGCCGAGGAGTTCGAGATCACCTTCGCGACCACCCAGCCGCCGGAGAACGTCTCCGTCCAGGCGGCCCAGGAGCACTTCATCGACGTCATCGAAGAAGAGACCGACGGTCGCATCACGGTCGACCTCCAGGCGGCGACGCTCGGCGGGACCGAGGACAACCTCGACGCGCTCGAAGCGGGCACCGTCGACATCCTCCACGAGAGCCCGACGGCGCTCTCCCAGCGGTTCGCCACGGAGTACTCCTTCGCGGGCGACCCGTTCGTCATCGAGGACATGGAGCACTACCACGCCGTGACCGAGGAGTTCCTCAAGCCCGAGGACGGCCTGAACGGCATCCTCCTGGACAACGGCATTCGACTCGGCGACGCCTTCTACGTCGGGAACCGCTGTTACACCAGCAACTCGCCGGTCACGAGCCCCGAGGACGTCCAGGGAATGAAGCTCCGACTGCCCCAGTACGAGACCTGGACGACCGTCTGGGACGAGATCGGCGCCGACGTCACGCCGGTCGCCTACGACGAGCTCTACTCCGCCCTCCAGACCGGCGTCGTCGACGCCTCCGAGGGGCCGATCTCGCAGTTCCTGGCCGTCAGCCTCTATGAGGTCCAGTCCCACTTCAGCGTCACCAACCACCTGCTCGACACGAAGCACTTCCTCTACAACGAGGAGTTCTTCCAGGGCCTGAGCGACGACGACCAGGAGCTCATCACCTCGACCGCCGCCGACGCCGTCGAGGGGATGACGAGCGACATCAAGTCCCGCGAGGAGGAGCTGTACGCCCAGGCCGAAGAGGAAGGCACCACGGTCGTCCCCGCCGAGGACGTCGACCGCGACGCCTTCGTCGAGGCCGGCCAGCCCGCGCTCGAAGAGCTCTCGGAGTCCCGCTGGGCCGTGAGCATCAGCGACGTCCAGGACCTGGCCTGA